One Sphingomicrobium sp. XHP0239 DNA segment encodes these proteins:
- a CDS encoding alpha/beta hydrolase family protein: protein MTWRRRGAAAMGALLLAIGTLATPAQAQDRFVMVPTEQGETRVEVWDALGDDVRGVILFGSGWGGSPSNYDLLLSSFAGAGYSVFAPVTLDSAQHPGNDGVDANSMAGAQAIIGDRMVATMALRNWLEENHGSKPVVLAGHSFGSYVAFTQAEGKWAFGPLPGPDVDAILAFSSPGQVPQLVSETSYTTIDVPMMVVTGTEDVGGATFPNWELHRMAFDRSQPGDKYLVVFEGGPHSLPRLEEDEWVWRVQSISLTFLDAYVANIADARTLLETLKEPRVRIERR, encoded by the coding sequence ATGACATGGCGCCGCCGCGGTGCTGCGGCGATGGGCGCGCTCCTGCTGGCCATCGGCACGCTGGCGACCCCCGCGCAGGCGCAGGACCGCTTCGTCATGGTCCCGACCGAACAGGGCGAAACCCGGGTCGAGGTATGGGACGCGCTCGGCGACGACGTTCGCGGCGTGATCCTCTTCGGCAGCGGTTGGGGCGGCAGTCCGTCCAACTACGACCTGCTCCTCTCCAGCTTTGCGGGCGCGGGCTACTCGGTGTTCGCTCCCGTCACGCTCGACAGTGCGCAGCATCCGGGCAACGACGGGGTCGATGCGAACAGCATGGCGGGCGCGCAGGCGATCATCGGCGACCGGATGGTCGCGACCATGGCCCTGAGGAACTGGCTCGAGGAAAATCACGGCAGCAAGCCGGTGGTCCTCGCCGGCCACAGCTTCGGCAGCTACGTCGCGTTCACGCAGGCCGAGGGAAAATGGGCGTTCGGTCCGCTCCCCGGCCCCGACGTCGACGCGATCCTCGCCTTCTCCTCCCCCGGCCAGGTCCCCCAGCTCGTCAGCGAGACCAGCTACACCACCATCGACGTTCCGATGATGGTGGTGACGGGTACCGAGGACGTGGGCGGCGCGACCTTCCCCAACTGGGAATTGCACCGCATGGCCTTCGACCGTTCGCAGCCCGGCGACAAGTATCTCGTCGTGTTCGAGGGCGGACCGCACAGCCTGCCGCGGCTGGAAGAGGATGAATGGGTGTGGCGGGTGCAGTCGATCAGCCTGACGTTCCTCGACGCCTATGTGGCGAATATCGCCGATGCGCGAACGTTGCTTGAAACGCTGAAGGAACCGCGGGTACGGATCGAACGGCGCTAA
- a CDS encoding DUF808 domain-containing protein, with protein MPSGLVALLDDVALIARTAAASVDDVAAAAGRAGSKTAGVIIDDAAVTPSYVTGLEPARELPIIWKITKGSLKNKLVFLLPAALLLSEFAPFLIIPILMLGGSYLAFEGAEKVIEAFGGGHHTEEEVIAATPEELEKRQVAGAVRTDLILSAEIMAITLNELTASGLVDGLGMRAAALALVALAVTFLVYGTVGLIVKLDDIGLALARRGGGVASFGRGLVAFVPKLLKTLSIVGTAAMLWVGGSILLHGFHEMHFLEFIYDWNEAAADAVAGDNAIGSWIMHTLGAALIGLVWGTILAVVVTKLFGHDKAHDAAAAAGPDETAPARIDDH; from the coding sequence ATGCCATCCGGTCTCGTCGCTTTGCTCGACGACGTCGCGCTCATCGCGCGCACCGCCGCCGCCAGCGTCGACGACGTCGCCGCCGCCGCTGGTCGCGCGGGGTCCAAGACCGCGGGCGTCATCATCGATGATGCGGCGGTCACCCCGTCGTACGTCACGGGGCTCGAGCCGGCACGCGAACTGCCGATCATTTGGAAGATCACCAAGGGTAGCCTGAAGAACAAGCTCGTCTTCCTCCTGCCCGCCGCGTTGCTGCTGTCCGAATTTGCACCCTTCCTCATCATCCCCATTTTGATGCTCGGGGGTTCCTACCTGGCCTTCGAAGGCGCCGAAAAGGTCATCGAGGCGTTCGGCGGCGGGCACCATACCGAAGAAGAAGTCATTGCCGCGACGCCGGAAGAACTGGAAAAGCGACAGGTAGCGGGCGCGGTTCGGACCGACCTCATCCTGTCGGCGGAAATCATGGCGATCACGCTCAACGAACTGACCGCCAGCGGGCTGGTCGACGGGCTCGGAATGCGCGCCGCCGCGCTGGCGCTGGTCGCGCTCGCGGTGACCTTCCTCGTTTACGGTACGGTCGGATTGATCGTGAAGCTGGACGATATCGGCCTAGCGCTCGCGCGGCGTGGCGGCGGCGTTGCATCGTTCGGGCGCGGGCTCGTCGCCTTCGTCCCCAAGTTGCTGAAGACGCTGTCGATCGTCGGTACCGCCGCGATGCTGTGGGTCGGCGGGTCGATCCTGCTCCACGGCTTCCACGAAATGCACTTCCTCGAGTTCATCTACGACTGGAACGAGGCGGCGGCGGATGCGGTGGCGGGCGACAATGCCATCGGCTCGTGGATCATGCATACGCTGGGCGCGGCGCTCATCGGCCTTGTCTGGGGCACCATCCTGGCGGTCGTCGTCACCAAGCTGTTCGGCCATGACAAGGCGCACGATGCCGCTGCCGCGGCCGGCCCCGACGAAACCGCACCCGCGCGGATCGACGACCATTGA
- the crcB gene encoding fluoride efflux transporter CrcB, whose product MIAALAVFLGGGLGALLRYGIGRWTLAWFGAGFPVGTLAVNIVGSLAIGLAIGALDGIGQEARLFFVTGLLGGFTTFSAFSLDTLTLWQRGDTGAAMAYVAASVLLSLAACALGFRIAT is encoded by the coding sequence TTGATCGCCGCGCTCGCCGTGTTCCTCGGCGGCGGGCTGGGCGCACTGCTGCGGTACGGGATCGGGCGCTGGACGCTCGCCTGGTTCGGCGCCGGCTTTCCGGTGGGGACTCTGGCGGTGAACATCGTCGGCAGCCTCGCGATCGGTCTCGCGATCGGCGCGCTCGACGGCATCGGACAGGAAGCGCGGCTGTTCTTCGTGACCGGCCTGCTCGGCGGTTTCACGACCTTCAGCGCGTTCAGCCTCGACACACTCACCCTCTGGCAGCGCGGCGACACCGGTGCGGCGATGGCCTACGTGGCCGCCTCGGTGCTGCTGTCGCTCGCCGCTTGCGCGCTGGGATTTAGGATTGCAACATGA